DNA from Rubripirellula lacrimiformis:
CTTGGTTGGACCGCGATGTCCAACCGATGGTGGGCCGTCGCTGTGTCGCCGGTGCGACCGTATCCGACGACCCACTGGACCGGATCGCTGCGTCGTTGTCGCCGCCACCTGGGCTTGCCCAACGTGGCACCGCTTCGCTGCGGGTTCAGATCCCAGCGATCGATGGTACCCCACGCCGTGATCCGATCGAAGTTCGCTTCGTCCGCATCGGGCATGGCAAGGATGCGATCACGATCGCTGTCGCCGGTTCGTTTGACGACCGAGGTACCGATGGCGAATGGAAAGACGCGGTCGAACTTCGGCAACGGCTGGACCGTTGGCGGAAACACCACGCATCGCTGACGACGATCGCCACAGCCGGTGTATCCAAATCCGCCAAGCGCTTGCGGCGACGACTGCAGGTGGCCGCTGCGACTCGCACCGACATCGGTTTCTTTGGCCCCCCGGGCTGCGCGTCCGAGCTGATCGCGACACGAATCCACCAACTAGCCGCGCCGGGTGAACCGATCGTGACCGTCGATGGATCATTGATGGATCCGGAACTGTTGGATGCCACCTTGATGCCGTTGATCGACCGCTTGTCGGATTCGTCATCGGCGGTCTCGACCGCGCTGGTCCGCCATCTGGACGAAATGCCACTGGACGCCCAGTTGCGTTTGTCCGATCTGCATTCAACCTACGGCGGACGACTGCGTCTATTGGCGCTGTGTGGTGTCCGGCCAGCGACACTGCCCGACGATCATGATCCGATATCGATCGATCCGTTGGCCATCGATGCGTCGCACCAACGCGGGCTGTGCGACGCCCTGATCGAAATCCTAAGTTCCTTATCGGTACCGATGGAACCTCTATCGGACCGTGTCGATGACATCCCGTTGTTGGCGACCGCGCTGTTGGACAATCGCCGTGCCGCTGGCGACGGAAGTGCCGAACGGATCAGCCGCGCGGCGCTCGACGCGTTGGTGATCTATCCTTGGCCAGGCAACTTTGACGAACTGGACGCCGCGATCCGGCACGCCGTTCGCGCCACCACTGGTTCGTCCATCGCGCCCGAACATCTTCCGTTGGCGATTCGTTCGTACCGTCCCGGTGGTGCCTCGGCGGTGGCCAAGTCGACCGCCGTGTCGTTGGACGACGCGGTCTTTCGATACGAGATGCGGTTGATCAACGAAGCGGTGGACGCGGCCGATGGCAATCGCGCCGAAGCATCGCGGCGGCTGGGCATCAGCCGATCACGATTGTTGCGAAAACTGGACGAAGCCGAGCAGCGATCGGCCGGTGACCAGAGTTCGAAGGTCAGATCGTCCCCGGAACGGTCCTCCGACACGTCAACCGCAAAGTCGCCTGGAAAGAGACCGCCAAAGTCATGATCGAATTGCCTGTCCAGCGCAGCCAGCTGCGGCCCTGGTTGGTATGCGAATCGGGGTCACGTTGGCTGACCGCATCGCGTCGATTCGTTCCCGCCATGATGCCCCCCCCACTTTCCGCTTCGATCATTCCGGTCATGCCGGACCGGATCACCGCCGCGATCAGCGGTCACCGTCAGGCGGTCATTGTGTGGTCAATCCAATCCGACGATCTGGTCGATCGAGTGGACCGAATACGGGCTGTATCGATTGCCAGCCCCCACGTGCTTCAGATCGCTGCGGTGACGGACCTCTCGGCACCGCAACGGACCGTGCTTTCCGAGTTGAGGGTGTCGGTGATGATGCGGCACGTCGAGGAACTGCCGCGCTGGCAACGATTGATCCAAGGCTACTTCGCAGATTCGCTGAAGCACCTAGACTGACGCAAAGCGTTTTGCATGCCTTCCCCTCGCAACCCAGTCCCGGTCATGAGCAATCTTTCCGTCGAAACCGTCCGCGCCGCCATCGAAAGCCATCCGGATCCAGAAACGGGCCGACCGATTGGATCCACGGACCAAATCCGAGACGTCCAAGTGGACGGGACGTCCACCACGATCACGCTTGGGTTGACTTCGCACTCGGCACCGATCGCCGAGGAAGTCGCTGAAACGCTGAAGTCCAAGATCGTGGCCGCCGCGCCGGGTACGGACGTCACCATCAACATCGTTCATCACGATCGTGCTCCGGTACGCGTCGGACAGAGTGCGCTGCGAGTCAAAAGCGTCATCGCGGTCGGCAGCGGCAAGGGCGGGGTGGGAAAGAGCACCGTCGCGGCCAGTTTGGCGCTGACGCTTCGCCGGCTCGGTTCCAAAGTCGGATTGATGGACGCCGATGTCTACGGCCCCAGTATCCCACACCTGCTTGGTCTGACCGGTCGGCCAGCGATCACAGAATCCAAACGCATCGAACCGATTCGGCTGGGCGACATGCCCGTGATGTCGATGGGCTTTCTGATCGAACCTGACCAAGCCGTGATCTGGCGTGGGCCGATGTTGCACGGTTCGATCAACCAGTTCCTAGGCGAAACGGACTGGGGCGACCTGGACTATCTGATCATCGACATGCCACCGGGCACAGGCGACGTCGCACTGACACTTTCCCAAGCGATCCCGCTAGCCGGATCCGTCGTCGTTTGCACGCCACAGGAAGTCGCGTTGTTGGACGCGGTCAAAGCGATCAGCATGTTCCGCAAAGTGAACATTCCGATCCTGGGCATGGTCGAAAACATGAGCGGGTTCATGTGCCCGGATTGCGGCAAGACGTACGACATCTTCGGCAGCGGTGGTGCCCGCGACAAAGCGGAAGAACTCGACGTGGCGTTCTTGGGCAAACTACCGATCGACATCACCCTGCGCGAAGCCGGCGATGCGGGTCAACTGGCCGACGTGATCGAGCACAACGAAAAGGCTCGTGCTCCCTTGGACGCGATCGCCAAGTCGGTGGTCCGAACCCTGGCTGCGAAAGCCGCTGCGGCACCCCCCAAAGCCAGCCTGCCAACACTGTAGGTGCGGTGATCCGCACCCTCGTTCAGGCTTGCCAAGCAAGCCACGGCGGTGGCAACCGACTCGTCTGGTTGCAAAGCGGAACCACGTCGATGGCGGGGCGGGGTGTAAAACCAGCCCAAGTGCCGAACGAGCCCACGCGCGTGCCGAACGAGACCGCGCGTCCGAACGAGCCCACACGCGTCCGAACGACACAGGGGGGAGGGCGCAAAGAAAAAGCCGCACCGAGGAAAGATCCTCGGCACGGCTTTGGTTGCGTTCCATTTGGCATCAGCCAAACAGTCGTGCGGTTTTAGCGACGCTTTTTAGCGGCTTTCTTCTTCGTTACTTTCTTCTTGGCCGCTTTCTTCTTAGTCGCTTTCTTTTTGGTTGCTTTCTTCTTGGCGACTTTCTTCTTGGCTACCTTCTTGGTGGTTGCCTTCTTCTTAGCGACCTTTTTCTTGGTTGCTTTCTTCTTAGTTGCCTTCTTGACGGCCTTCTTAGTCGAACGCTTTACAGCCTTCTTCTTTGTCGCCCTTTTCGTCGTTGCTTTCTTCTTGGCCACGTCTTTCCTCCGCTGAGAAAGGAAACGTTGACGAGTCCTCGAGACTTCAACAACAGTCGTTGAAGTCACCGGCCACGGCCCGTCAATCGTTAGGTGTGATCGAACATCGAAGCCTTGGTGTCCAACACCGTTCCTGGCTTCTCAAT
Protein-coding regions in this window:
- a CDS encoding Mrp/NBP35 family ATP-binding protein, producing MSNLSVETVRAAIESHPDPETGRPIGSTDQIRDVQVDGTSTTITLGLTSHSAPIAEEVAETLKSKIVAAAPGTDVTINIVHHDRAPVRVGQSALRVKSVIAVGSGKGGVGKSTVAASLALTLRRLGSKVGLMDADVYGPSIPHLLGLTGRPAITESKRIEPIRLGDMPVMSMGFLIEPDQAVIWRGPMLHGSINQFLGETDWGDLDYLIIDMPPGTGDVALTLSQAIPLAGSVVVCTPQEVALLDAVKAISMFRKVNIPILGMVENMSGFMCPDCGKTYDIFGSGGARDKAEELDVAFLGKLPIDITLREAGDAGQLADVIEHNEKARAPLDAIAKSVVRTLAAKAAAAPPKASLPTL
- a CDS encoding helix-turn-helix domain-containing protein, giving the protein MNTGTKIRIFGRLLDSLDAPVWVIGADGNLVYLSAGVATWLDRDVQPMVGRRCVAGATVSDDPLDRIAASLSPPPGLAQRGTASLRVQIPAIDGTPRRDPIEVRFVRIGHGKDAITIAVAGSFDDRGTDGEWKDAVELRQRLDRWRKHHASLTTIATAGVSKSAKRLRRRLQVAAATRTDIGFFGPPGCASELIATRIHQLAAPGEPIVTVDGSLMDPELLDATLMPLIDRLSDSSSAVSTALVRHLDEMPLDAQLRLSDLHSTYGGRLRLLALCGVRPATLPDDHDPISIDPLAIDASHQRGLCDALIEILSSLSVPMEPLSDRVDDIPLLATALLDNRRAAGDGSAERISRAALDALVIYPWPGNFDELDAAIRHAVRATTGSSIAPEHLPLAIRSYRPGGASAVAKSTAVSLDDAVFRYEMRLINEAVDAADGNRAEASRRLGISRSRLLRKLDEAEQRSAGDQSSKVRSSPERSSDTSTAKSPGKRPPKS